In SAR202 cluster bacterium, a genomic segment contains:
- a CDS encoding 50S ribosomal protein L34: MTKRTFQPKVRRRFRVHGFRARMATNNGRNVLKRRMFKGRHRLTVN; encoded by the coding sequence ATGACAAAGAGAACTTTCCAACCTAAAGTACGAAGGCGCTTCCGCGTGCACGGCTTCCGCGCCCGAATGGCGACGAATAACGGACGCAACGTGCTCAAGCGCCGCATGTTCAAAGGACGCCACAGGCTGACCGTGAACTAG
- the rnpA gene encoding ribonuclease P protein component yields the protein MPRERRLTKSSDFGALRAENRSWSDRLLVLRVKRNGLGVSRAGFSVGKRIGNAVTRNRAKRRMREAVRLTPVQQGWDFVFIARNGVVEADFKEICSSVESLLKRAGLLARAPAPPPGEAGIP from the coding sequence ATGCCCAGGGAACGGCGCCTGACGAAGTCCAGCGACTTTGGGGCGCTCCGAGCGGAGAACCGCTCGTGGTCGGACAGGCTACTCGTACTCAGGGTAAAGCGGAACGGCCTTGGGGTAAGCAGAGCGGGCTTTTCAGTGGGTAAACGGATCGGTAACGCGGTAACGCGTAACCGGGCAAAGCGTAGAATGCGAGAGGCAGTGCGCTTGACACCAGTCCAGCAGGGCTGGGATTTCGTGTTTATCGCTCGGAACGGTGTAGTTGAGGCAGACTTCAAGGAGATCTGCAGCTCGGTCGAGTCGCTGCTCAAAAGGGCCGGGCTGCTGGCGCGGGCGCCTGCTCCACCGCCCGGCGAGGCGGGCATCCCATGA
- the yidD gene encoding membrane protein insertion efficiency factor YidD: MMKRLSLGAIRLYQTSMSPYFRGHCRHTPTCSSYTYEAISRYGVLKGIWLGTKRIGRCRPFGTRGYDPVP; encoded by the coding sequence ATGATGAAGCGGCTGTCGCTGGGAGCGATCAGACTCTACCAGACCTCGATGAGCCCCTATTTCAGGGGGCACTGCCGCCACACGCCGACCTGCTCAAGCTACACTTACGAGGCCATCTCCCGGTACGGCGTCCTGAAGGGCATCTGGCTCGGCACGAAGCGCATCGGCCGCTGCCGGCCTTTCGGCACCAGAGGTTACGACCCTGTGCCATAG
- a CDS encoding YidC/Oxa1 family membrane protein insertase — translation MINGLVLLYSVLFHNLGVAIIAFTVILRVLMIPLTLRQSKQMKKMSAIQPRLREIQTKFKDDRARMSQETMKAYKESGVSPAGCLGPMIIQLPLFIAFYSVLRAALPSTPERLADLSKHLYPWLQAVSDAIPINGRFLWMDLGQLASAGTFPFFLPVLVGVSTWLMQKVSTMPASNPQQEQTNRTMLWIMPGMFAVFSLNFEKGLALYWIVSNIAGMIIQGFITGWGPLINTFKGFGRKRQPADAAPANAIAPAASKTAKPPTEEAQADEDNRENGKDGGGSDRAGAQGARRRTHGSRNRRH, via the coding sequence ATGATCAACGGCCTTGTGCTGTTGTATTCGGTCCTGTTCCACAACCTGGGCGTTGCGATCATCGCGTTCACGGTGATCCTGCGCGTCCTGATGATCCCGCTGACGCTGCGGCAGAGCAAGCAGATGAAGAAGATGTCAGCCATACAGCCGCGGCTGCGGGAGATACAGACCAAGTTCAAAGACGACCGGGCGCGGATGTCCCAGGAGACGATGAAGGCCTACAAGGAGTCCGGCGTGAGCCCGGCGGGCTGCCTTGGGCCAATGATCATCCAGCTTCCGCTGTTCATCGCCTTCTACTCCGTGCTTCGGGCGGCATTGCCCTCCACGCCGGAGAGGCTGGCGGACCTGTCAAAGCACCTGTACCCCTGGCTCCAGGCGGTCAGCGACGCCATCCCCATCAACGGGCGCTTCCTGTGGATGGACCTGGGCCAGCTGGCCAGCGCAGGCACCTTCCCCTTCTTCCTGCCGGTGCTCGTGGGCGTTTCCACGTGGCTCATGCAGAAGGTCTCGACGATGCCGGCCAGCAACCCACAGCAGGAGCAGACGAACCGGACAATGCTGTGGATCATGCCCGGCATGTTCGCGGTCTTCTCCCTGAATTTCGAAAAGGGCCTGGCGCTATACTGGATTGTGTCTAACATCGCGGGCATGATCATCCAGGGGTTCATCACCGGATGGGGTCCGCTCATAAATACGTTCAAGGGATTCGGCCGCAAGCGACAGCCTGCGGACGCCGCGCCGGCCAATGCAATAGCTCCGGCCGCGTCCAAGACCGCAAAGCCCCCGACAGAGGAGGCGCAAGCAGATGAAGACAATAGAGAGAACGGCAAAGACGGCGGAGGAAGCGATCGAGCTGGCGCTCAAGGAGCTCGACGTCGAACGCACGGAAGTCGAAATCGACGTCATTAG
- a CDS encoding protein jag: MKTIERTAKTAEEAIELALKELDVERTEVEIDVISRGKAGILGIGGEPARVRVTLLEKPKAEEPPSVAKVAVEVLDGLIKNMGVTAVVNLRSTFREDVGGPVLEIDGDDSGLLIGRRGETLRALQFLVTFITGRRTNEKVNIFVDISGYQARRYQALENMALKVAQRVESSGRPITLEPMPPNERRVIHMALADNPRVKTASTGEGDHRQVVVEPAR; this comes from the coding sequence ATGAAGACAATAGAGAGAACGGCAAAGACGGCGGAGGAAGCGATCGAGCTGGCGCTCAAGGAGCTCGACGTCGAACGCACGGAAGTCGAAATCGACGTCATTAGCCGCGGCAAGGCCGGCATCCTGGGAATCGGCGGAGAGCCCGCCCGCGTGCGCGTTACGCTCCTGGAGAAGCCGAAGGCCGAGGAGCCGCCGAGCGTCGCCAAGGTGGCCGTTGAGGTGCTGGACGGCCTCATCAAAAACATGGGCGTCACAGCAGTCGTCAACCTGCGCTCCACCTTCCGCGAAGACGTGGGAGGCCCCGTGCTGGAGATCGACGGCGACGACTCCGGCCTCCTCATCGGGCGGCGCGGAGAGACCCTCCGCGCGCTGCAGTTCCTCGTCACCTTCATCACCGGGCGCAGGACCAATGAGAAGGTCAACATCTTCGTGGACATCTCCGGCTACCAGGCGCGGCGCTACCAGGCGCTCGAGAACATGGCGCTAAAGGTTGCCCAGCGGGTGGAGTCGTCCGGCAGGCCGATCACGCTGGAGCCGATGCCCCCCAACGAGCGCCGCGTCATCCACATGGCGCTGGCGGACAACCCCCGCGTGAAGACCGCCAGCACCGGCGAAGGCGACCACCGCCAGGTGGTTGTTGAGCCGGCGCGGTAG
- a CDS encoding exo-alpha-sialidase, whose translation MLKIIDQGVISKVPGRGAYMPTITLLPDGTYVAAQHVGAGLGTPDNHIELLRSKDLKTWTNEGSVHDADDELDKWCYRGPRVIVAPDGRWALVSTRFEKGDTFNVQTEAVPTCELVLMWSGDQGRKWSKPQIVPVGYPSDQYTWNGTGYLLQISPKRWMFPFETWKPEGYTGLPNQVAGAVFSSDQGKTWGERTEFHRDRQVKKLWWDGAYAIMPNGDLISLFWVHLYGTSEDTFNHWSISKDQGRTWSTPRPTNLRGQVCAPIPLKDGRVAAVYNYRHEPQGVHVALTKNFDHFDTDNEVKVFDASKEATLGKPEAGTFIAEHMKIAFGKPSGMTLPNGDILTHFWCTTQGVTHTRWVRLKAE comes from the coding sequence ATGCTCAAGATCATCGACCAGGGCGTAATCTCGAAGGTACCCGGTCGGGGCGCCTATATGCCCACCATTACATTGCTGCCTGACGGCACATACGTTGCCGCGCAACACGTGGGCGCCGGGCTGGGCACGCCCGACAACCACATCGAGCTGCTGCGGTCAAAAGACCTGAAGACGTGGACAAACGAAGGCAGCGTGCACGACGCCGATGACGAGCTGGACAAGTGGTGTTACCGCGGCCCCAGGGTGATCGTGGCGCCGGACGGCCGGTGGGCGCTTGTCTCCACGCGGTTTGAAAAGGGCGATACCTTCAACGTGCAGACCGAGGCCGTGCCCACGTGCGAGCTCGTTCTTATGTGGTCGGGCGACCAGGGTCGCAAGTGGTCGAAGCCGCAGATAGTGCCCGTGGGCTACCCTTCCGACCAGTACACATGGAACGGCACTGGGTACTTGCTCCAGATATCGCCGAAGAGGTGGATGTTCCCGTTCGAGACGTGGAAGCCGGAAGGCTACACGGGGCTGCCCAACCAGGTCGCGGGGGCCGTGTTCTCTTCCGACCAGGGGAAGACGTGGGGCGAGCGAACGGAGTTCCACCGGGACAGGCAGGTCAAGAAGCTGTGGTGGGACGGGGCGTACGCCATCATGCCGAACGGCGACCTTATCTCGCTCTTCTGGGTGCACCTGTACGGGACGAGCGAGGACACATTCAACCACTGGTCCATATCGAAGGACCAGGGCAGGACGTGGTCCACGCCGCGGCCGACGAACCTTCGCGGCCAGGTATGCGCGCCCATACCCCTGAAGGACGGGCGGGTGGCGGCAGTGTACAACTACCGCCACGAGCCGCAGGGCGTACACGTCGCGCTGACGAAGAATTTCGACCACTTCGACACGGACAATGAGGTGAAGGTCTTCGACGCCAGCAAGGAGGCCACGCTGGGCAAGCCGGAGGCGGGGACGTTTATTGCGGAGCATATGAAGATTGCGTTCGGGAAGCCGAGCGGGATGACCTTGCCGAACGGCGACATCCTCACGCACTTCTGGTGCACCACGCAGGGCGTCACACACACGCGCTGGGTGCGGCTGAAGGCGGAGTAA
- a CDS encoding cobalamin-independent methionine synthase II family protein, producing the protein MTRTVKNDVPFAAGVVGSLPRPKAVIEMLPQTPSPEASRSPNMDAAARFAIALQETAGLDQVSDGEWRRHAYTHIIADIASGFSADLRENPRRWGISITEPMVVKRPGLIAEEAKFLVKHTSKMTKVCLPSPYLLGVRLWEKDVSKKAYPTRDKFIDALVPILRNELIEVAKTGVTTVQIDEPHLCVLVDPSYRNSFDNAQYEMDLAAAKINEIIHGIKGVRLALHLCRRNWGRKGWGAEGGYEPIIDTMKKIKVDQYVMEFSIPVAGDVAILKQMPEDSLIGLGCVECRFEKIDTPEEIVARVEKALQYVEPQRISLNPDCGFAPGLGIPMDLDEPYQKLKNEAEAARRLREKYA; encoded by the coding sequence ATGACCAGGACCGTAAAGAACGACGTACCATTCGCCGCCGGCGTGGTGGGCAGCCTGCCGCGGCCGAAGGCCGTGATAGAGATGCTGCCGCAGACCCCGAGCCCGGAGGCGTCCCGCTCGCCCAACATGGATGCCGCCGCGCGCTTCGCCATCGCGCTGCAAGAGACAGCGGGGCTGGACCAGGTGAGCGACGGGGAGTGGCGCAGGCACGCGTACACGCACATCATCGCGGACATCGCCTCCGGCTTCTCGGCCGACCTGCGAGAGAACCCGCGCCGGTGGGGCATATCGATCACGGAGCCCATGGTGGTCAAGCGCCCCGGGCTGATAGCCGAGGAGGCGAAGTTCCTCGTCAAGCATACGTCAAAGATGACGAAGGTGTGCTTGCCCTCGCCTTACCTGCTGGGCGTGCGCCTGTGGGAGAAGGACGTCTCGAAAAAGGCCTACCCTACCCGCGACAAGTTCATCGACGCGCTGGTGCCCATCCTCCGCAACGAGCTGATTGAGGTGGCGAAGACCGGCGTGACCACTGTGCAGATAGACGAGCCGCACCTGTGCGTGCTTGTGGACCCCAGCTACCGTAACTCGTTCGATAACGCGCAGTACGAGATGGACCTGGCGGCAGCGAAGATCAACGAGATCATCCACGGCATCAAGGGCGTGCGGCTGGCGCTGCACCTGTGCCGGCGCAACTGGGGCCGCAAGGGCTGGGGCGCTGAAGGCGGCTACGAGCCGATCATCGACACGATGAAGAAGATCAAGGTGGACCAGTACGTGATGGAGTTCAGCATCCCCGTGGCCGGGGATGTGGCCATCCTGAAGCAGATGCCGGAGGACTCGCTGATCGGCCTGGGGTGCGTGGAGTGCCGCTTCGAGAAGATCGACACGCCGGAGGAGATCGTCGCGCGGGTGGAGAAGGCACTCCAGTACGTGGAGCCGCAGCGCATCAGCCTGAACCCGGACTGCGGCTTCGCCCCGGGGCTCGGCATCCCGATGGACCTGGACGAGCCCTACCAGAAGCTCAAGAACGAGGCCGAGGCGGCGAGACGGCTCCGCGAGAAGTACGCCTAG